Below is a genomic region from Streptosporangiales bacterium.
GTGCACGGAGTGGTGTCCTTCTACCACGACTTCCGCGACGCCCCCGCCGGTCGCACGCGGGTGCAGATCTGCCGCGCGGAGGCGTGCCAGTCGGTCGGCGCCGAGGCCCTGATGGCCCACGCGCGCACCCGGTTCGGCGTCGAACCCGGCGGCACGACGGCGGACGGCGGCGTCACCGTCGACCAGGTCTTCTGTCTCGGCAACTGCGCGCTCGGTCCCTCCGTGATGATCGGCGACCGGCTGTACGGGCGGGTCGACCCCGATCGGCTCGACCGGCTCGTCGACGAGGCGGTGGCCCCGTGAACCGTCCCGTCACGGTCTACGTGCCGCGTGACTCCGCCGCCAGGTCCGTCGGCGCCGACGAGGTCACGGTCGCGCTGGAGGGCGCCGCCGCGGCCGCCGGTCGCGAGCTGCGGCTCAAGCGCAACGGGTCGCGGGGCATGCTCTGGCTCGAACCCCTCGTCGAGGTCGAGGTCGACGGCGTCCGCGTCGGCTACGGTCCCGTCACGCCCGACGGCGTCGACGACCTGGTCGCCGCGGGCATGCTCGACGGCGCCGCGCACGACCTGCGGCTCGGCCCGGTCGACGAGCTGCCGTGGATGCGCGACCAGACGCGGCTGTGCTTCGCGCGCGTCGGGGTGATCGACCCCCTCTCCTTCGACGACTACCAGGCCGCGGGCGGGCTCGCCGGGCTCCGCAGGGCGCTCGTGCTCTCCCCGTCCGACGTCGTGGCCGAGGTCGTCACGTCCGGCCTGCGGGGTCGCGGCGGCGCGGGCTTCCCCGCCGGCATCAAGTGGAAGACGGTGCTCGAGGCGCAGGGCGAGCTGAAGTTCGTCTGCTGCAACGCCGACGAGGGCGACAGCGGCACGTTCGCCGACCGCATGCTGATGGAGGGCGACCCCTTCACCCTCATCGAGGGCATGGTCATCGCCGCCCACGCCGTCGGCGCGACCGAGGGCTACGTCTACATCCGGTCGGAGTACCCCGACGCCGTCGCCACCATGCGGTCCGCGATCGACATCGCATACGCACGCGGCTGGCTCGGCGAACGCATCCTCGGCTCCGACCTGCACTTCGACCTGCACGTCCGGGTGGGCGCGGGAGCGTACATCTGCGGCGAGGAGACCTCGATGCTGGAGAGCCTCGAGGGCAAGCGCGGTCAGGTGCGCTCCAAGCCGCCGATCCCCGCGCTCGAGGGCCTGTTCGGCAAGCCGACGGTCGTCAACAACGTCCTCACCCTCGGCAGCGTGCCCGCCGTCCTCGCCGAGGGTGGCAGCGCGTACGCCGAGCACGGCATCGAACGCTCGCGCGGCACTCAGGTGTTCCAGCTCGCCGGCAACATCGCCAGGGGCGGGATCTTCGAGACCGCGTTCGGCATCACGCTCGGTGACCTCGTCGAGCGGTACGGCGGCGGCACCAGGTCGGGCCGCCCGGTCAAGGCGGTGCAGGTCGGCGGCCCACTCGGCGCGTACGTCCCGCCGTCGCGGTTCGAGCTGCCGATGGACTACGAGGCGTTCGCCGCGGCGAACGCGATGATCGGCCACGGCGGCCTCGTCGTGTTCGACGACACCGTCGACATGGCGATGCAGGCGCGGTTCGCGATGGAGTTCTGCGCCGTCGAGTCGTGCGGCAAGTGCACGCCGTGCCGCGTCGGCTCGGTGCGCGGCGTCGAGGTCATCGACCGCATCGTCGCGGGCGACGACAGCGACGAGAACCTCGTCCTGCTCGAGGATCTCTGCGACCTGATGACCGAGGGATCGCTGTGCGCGATGGGCGGTCTCACGCCGATGCCGGTGCGCAGCGCGATACTGAACTTCGGCGACGACTTCGTCGCCCGCGGGGAACACAACGGCACCACGCAGCACGAGTCACCGACGGTGACGGAGGGCAACTCATGACGATCATGAAAGACCACGACCTCGGAACCCCGGCCCGCACAGGCGAGGACACCGTCTCCGTCGAGGTCGACGGCCGCACCGTCTCCGTGCCCGAGGGCACCTCCGTCATGCGCGCCGCCGCGCTCGCGGGGGTCGACGTCCCGAAGCTGTGCGCCACCGACTCGCTGAAGGCGTTCGGCTCCTGCCGGCTGTGCCTGGTCGAGGTCGACGGCCAGAAGGGCACGCCCGCCTCCTGCACCACGCCCGTCCGCGACGGCATGAACGTCACGACGCAGTCGCAGAAGCTCACCAAGCTGCGCCAGGGCGTCATGGAGCTCTACCTCTCCGACCACCCGGCCGACTGTCGCGGCTGCAACGGCGAGGGCGACTGCGAGCTGCAGGACCGCGCCACCGAGGTCGGGCTCGTGCACAACCGCTACGGCTACGACGGCGCCAACCATCTGCACGAGCAGATCGACGAGAGCAACCCGTACTTCAGCTACGACCCCACCAAGTGCATCGTCTGCTCGAGGTGCGTCCGCGCCTGCGACGAGATCCAGAACACGTTCGCGCTCACCGTCACCGGCCGCGGGTTCGACTCGCGAATCGCCGCGAGCGCCGGTGAGTCGTTCCTGTCCTCCGAGTGTGTGTCGTGCGGCGCGTGCGTCCAGGCGTGCCCGACCGACTCGCTGCAGGAGAAGTCGGTCATCGATCTCGGCATGCCGACCCGCAGCGTGCTCACCACCTGCGGCTACTGCGGTGTCGGCTGCACGTTCAAGGCCGAGATGCGCGGCGACGAGGTCGTGCGCATGGTGCCGCAGAAGGACGGCCGCGCCAACGAGGGCCACTCCTGCGTCAAGGGCAGGTTCGCGTACGGCTACGCCACCCATTCCGACCGCGTGCTGCACCCGATGATGCGTGACAAGATCACCGACCCCTGGCGTCAGGTCGAGTGGGACGAGGCGATCGGCTTCATCGCGACGCGGATGCGCGAGATCCAGCAGACCTACGGTCCCGGCGCCATCGGCGGCATCACGTCGTCGCGGTGCACCGACGAGGAGTGCTACGTCGTCCAGAAGATGGTGCGTACGGCGTTCGGCAACAACAACATCGACACCTGCGCGCGGGTGTGCCACTCCCCCACGGGCTACGGGCTGAAGACGACGTTCGGCACGTCGGCGGGCACCCAGGACTTCCGTTCGGTCGCGAAGGCCGACGTGATGATGGTCATCGGCGCCAACCCGACCGACGGCCACCCGGTGTTCGCGTCCCGGATGAAGCGGCGGCTCCGCGAGGGCGCCACGCTGATCGTCGTCGACCCGCGGCGCATCGATCTCGTGCGCACGCCGCACATCGAGGCGAAGCACCACCTACCGCTCAAGCCGGGCACCAACGTCGCCGTCATCAACGCGATGGCGCACGTGGTGGTCACCGAGGGTCTCGTCGACCGCACGTTCGTCGGCGAGCGATGCGAGGACTTCGACGCATGGGCGGAGTTCGTCGCGCAGCCGGACAACAGCCCCGAGGCCATGGAGGAGATCACCGGCGTGCCCGCGGCCGACCTCCGCGACGCCGCGCGCATCTACGCCGCCGGCCCCAACAGCGCGATCTACTACGGCCTCGGCGTCACCGAGCACAGCCAGGGCTCGACGATGGTCATGGGCCTCGCCAACCTCGCGATGGCGACCGGCAACCTCGGCCGCGACGGCGTCGGAATCAACCCACTGCGCGGGCAGAACAACGTCCAGGGCTCGTGCGACATGGGTTCGTTCCCCCACGAGTACCCCGGCTACCGGCACGTCGGCGACGACGACGTACGCGAGATCTACGAGTCGATGTGGGGCAGGCCGCTGCTCTCCGAGCCCGGCCTGCGCATCCCGAACATGTTCGACGCCGCCATGGACGGCACCTTCCGCGGCCTCTACATCCAGGGCGAGGACATCGCGCAGTCCGACCCCAACACCAAGCACGTCACCGGCGCGCTTTCGGCGATGGACCTCGTGGTCGTCCAGGACCTCTTCATCAACGAGACCGCGAAGTACGCGCACGTGTTCCTGCCCGGCACGTCGTTCCTGGAGAAGGACGGCACGTTCATCAACGCGGAGCGCCGGATCAACCGCGTGCGTCCGGCCATCGAGCCCAAGACCGGCAAGCACGAGTGGCAGGTCGCGTGCGAGATCGCGCAGGCGATGGGCTACGACATGCACTACGACCACCCGCGCGAGATCATGGACGAGATCGCGGCCACGACCCCGACGTTCGCGGGCGTCTCGTTCGACCTGCTCGACCGCCTCGGCAGCGTGCAGTGGCCGTGCAACGAGAAGGCGCCGAGCGGCACGCCGATCATGCACGTCGACGGCTTCGTCCGTGGCAAGGGCCGGTTCGTGCCGACCCACTTCGTCCCGACCGAGGAACGCAGCACGCGCAAGTTCCCGCTCATCCTGACGACCGGCCGCATCCTGTCGCAGTACAACGTCGGCGCACAGACCCGGCGCACCGGCAACGTCGCGTGGCACTCCGAGGACATCCTCGAGATCCACCCGCACGACGCCGAGGACCGCGGCATCAGCGAGGGCGACCTCGTCACGCTGGCGAGCCGGGTCGGCGAGACCACGCTGCACGCCAAGATCGCCGACCGCATGCCCGTCGGCGTCGTCTACACGACGTTCCACTTCCCGGTGACCGGTGCGAACGTCGTGACGACCGAGCTCTCCGACTGGGCGACCAACTGCCCGGAGTACAAGGTGACGGCCGTCCAGGTCGGAGTCGCCCGCCCGCGTACCCGCGACGACGAGGTCGCCCGTGACGCCGACCTGGCCGAGTCGGCACTGGTGGACTGACGACCGTGACGACGACGAACCCGCAGGTGCGGCTGGCGAACGAGATCGCCGTGCAGTTCCACCACCTGCCGCCCACCGAGGCCGCGGAAGCGATCGCCCACCACATCCGGCAGTTCTGGGAACCCCGCATGCGCGTGAAGCTCCTCGCCCACGTCGAGTCCGGCGACACCGCCGACCTCGACCCGCTCGCGGTCGCCGCGGCCGCGCGCCTCACGCCCGTGAAAGGCTGAGCGCCGCGGCGCAATGCCGTGGACACCCGACATGAGCAGCAGGTCCGCGACACCGTACACCGCGACACCGCGGCCGACGCCGACCTGAGCCGTCCCGCGCTCGACGCCTTCGCCCGTGCGCTGCACCTCAGCGGCCGCGACCTCACACGCCCGGCGGGCAGCGCCGCCGTCCTCCGCGTCGACGGCGCGGCGGGAGGCAGCTGGGCGGTGCGGTCCGACGGTCGGGCCTGGGCGCACACGGACGCGACGGACGGCGCCATCGGGACGGTCACGATGTCGGCCGACACCTTCTGGCGCCTGGCCACCCGCGGCATCACCCCGGACATCGCGCGCGACCGCTCCACGCTCGACGGCGACGCGGACGTGACCAGGGCCGTCACCGAGATCCTGTCCATCGTCTGGTGAATCGGCTGGCGACCCGCGGGTGGCGTGCGCGATGCTGGTGGCATGCAGATCAGGGACGCGACCCTCGACGACTGGCCCGCGATCTGGGCGTTCATGCGCGGCATCGCCGCCGCGGGTGAGACGTTCTCGTGGGACCGCGACATCCCCGAGGACGTCGCACGCGCCCGGTGGTTCGCCGGACCACCCGTCCGCACGGTCGTTGCGGTGGACGACGACGGCACCGTGCTCGGCAGCGCCGTCACCGGACCCAACCACGGCGGGCCCGCGTCGCACGTCTCGACCGCCAGCTTCATGGTCGACCCCGCACGTGCGGGGCACGGTGTCGGCAGGGCACTCGGCGAGCGGGTGCTGGAGCTCGCGCGTGAGGACGGCTACCGGTCGATGCAGTTCAACGCCGTCGTCGAGGCCAACAGGCCCGCGGTCGCTCTGTGGCGCAAGCTCGGCTTCGAGATCATCGGCACGGTGCCAGAGGGCTTCCTCCACCCCACGGAGGGCTACGTCGGCCTGCACATCATGTACCAGCGGCTCTGACCTGCGTGAATCCGATCTGACGCCGATCTGAAGTCACCTTCGCCTACCTTCTCGGCCGGGCGCGGCCGTACGGTCGCGGCCGGGATCAGACGAAGGGACGAGATGAGGAAGAGGCTCCTTAGCAGTACAAGTTCGCCGCGTCGATGCAGTACAAGGACCAGGGCGACCGCCCCAGCCCGCACCGGTGCGGCGGCGCACTCATCGCCGCGGAGTGGGTCGTCACGGCGGCACACTGCGTCGCGCAGCTCGACGGCACGTTGCTGAACCCCGCAGACTTCATGGTCAGGATCGGCGACAACGACAACACCGCAGGCGCCAAGTTCGAGGCGGCGCAGTTCGTGGCGCACCCCTACTGGGGCGCAGGCCAGGAGAGCGCGGGCGACATCGGCCTGATCAAGCTCGCCACCCCGTCGACCGAGACGCCGATCAACAACATCCTCCACCCGCCAGCCGACGAGACCGTCCGGATGATCGGCTGGGGCGTCACCGTCGACGGCGACCCGGCCTCCGCACCCAAGGACATCCGCCAGCTCGACACGAAGCTGCTGCTCCACGCCGACTGCCACTTCGGCGACGAGTACGACGCCACCCCAGGCGACGTCTGCGTCTCCCGCGCCAAGAACGACACCGCCGGTGCCTGCAACGGCGACTCCGGCAGCCCACTGCTCTGGAAGGTCGACGGCGTCTGGCGCATCGTCGGCGTCGACAGCCGCAGCGGTGGCGAGTCCGGCTGCCTCAACACCCCGGAGGTCTACACCACGACCGACTTCTACTGGCCGTGGGTGAAGGAA
It encodes:
- a CDS encoding GNAT family N-acetyltransferase — protein: MQIRDATLDDWPAIWAFMRGIAAAGETFSWDRDIPEDVARARWFAGPPVRTVVAVDDDGTVLGSAVTGPNHGGPASHVSTASFMVDPARAGHGVGRALGERVLELAREDGYRSMQFNAVVEANRPAVALWRKLGFEIIGTVPEGFLHPTEGYVGLHIMYQRL
- a CDS encoding formate dehydrogenase, yielding MNRPVTVYVPRDSAARSVGADEVTVALEGAAAAAGRELRLKRNGSRGMLWLEPLVEVEVDGVRVGYGPVTPDGVDDLVAAGMLDGAAHDLRLGPVDELPWMRDQTRLCFARVGVIDPLSFDDYQAAGGLAGLRRALVLSPSDVVAEVVTSGLRGRGGAGFPAGIKWKTVLEAQGELKFVCCNADEGDSGTFADRMLMEGDPFTLIEGMVIAAHAVGATEGYVYIRSEYPDAVATMRSAIDIAYARGWLGERILGSDLHFDLHVRVGAGAYICGEETSMLESLEGKRGQVRSKPPIPALEGLFGKPTVVNNVLTLGSVPAVLAEGGSAYAEHGIERSRGTQVFQLAGNIARGGIFETAFGITLGDLVERYGGGTRSGRPVKAVQVGGPLGAYVPPSRFELPMDYEAFAAANAMIGHGGLVVFDDTVDMAMQARFAMEFCAVESCGKCTPCRVGSVRGVEVIDRIVAGDDSDENLVLLEDLCDLMTEGSLCAMGGLTPMPVRSAILNFGDDFVARGEHNGTTQHESPTVTEGNS
- a CDS encoding formate dehydrogenase subunit gamma, which translates into the protein MTTDRADESLAGRVREIVAAHRAERGALMPILHGIQEELGYVDPKVVPVIAEELNLSRADVHGVVSFYHDFRDAPAGRTRVQICRAEACQSVGAEALMAHARTRFGVEPGGTTADGGVTVDQVFCLGNCALGPSVMIGDRLYGRVDPDRLDRLVDEAVAP
- a CDS encoding formate dehydrogenase subunit alpha; this encodes MTIMKDHDLGTPARTGEDTVSVEVDGRTVSVPEGTSVMRAAALAGVDVPKLCATDSLKAFGSCRLCLVEVDGQKGTPASCTTPVRDGMNVTTQSQKLTKLRQGVMELYLSDHPADCRGCNGEGDCELQDRATEVGLVHNRYGYDGANHLHEQIDESNPYFSYDPTKCIVCSRCVRACDEIQNTFALTVTGRGFDSRIAASAGESFLSSECVSCGACVQACPTDSLQEKSVIDLGMPTRSVLTTCGYCGVGCTFKAEMRGDEVVRMVPQKDGRANEGHSCVKGRFAYGYATHSDRVLHPMMRDKITDPWRQVEWDEAIGFIATRMREIQQTYGPGAIGGITSSRCTDEECYVVQKMVRTAFGNNNIDTCARVCHSPTGYGLKTTFGTSAGTQDFRSVAKADVMMVIGANPTDGHPVFASRMKRRLREGATLIVVDPRRIDLVRTPHIEAKHHLPLKPGTNVAVINAMAHVVVTEGLVDRTFVGERCEDFDAWAEFVAQPDNSPEAMEEITGVPAADLRDAARIYAAGPNSAIYYGLGVTEHSQGSTMVMGLANLAMATGNLGRDGVGINPLRGQNNVQGSCDMGSFPHEYPGYRHVGDDDVREIYESMWGRPLLSEPGLRIPNMFDAAMDGTFRGLYIQGEDIAQSDPNTKHVTGALSAMDLVVVQDLFINETAKYAHVFLPGTSFLEKDGTFINAERRINRVRPAIEPKTGKHEWQVACEIAQAMGYDMHYDHPREIMDEIAATTPTFAGVSFDLLDRLGSVQWPCNEKAPSGTPIMHVDGFVRGKGRFVPTHFVPTEERSTRKFPLILTTGRILSQYNVGAQTRRTGNVAWHSEDILEIHPHDAEDRGISEGDLVTLASRVGETTLHAKIADRMPVGVVYTTFHFPVTGANVVTTELSDWATNCPEYKVTAVQVGVARPRTRDDEVARDADLAESALVD
- a CDS encoding formate dehydrogenase; the protein is MTTTNPQVRLANEIAVQFHHLPPTEAAEAIAHHIRQFWEPRMRVKLLAHVESGDTADLDPLAVAAAARLTPVKG
- a CDS encoding trypsin-like serine protease; protein product: MQYKDQGDRPSPHRCGGALIAAEWVVTAAHCVAQLDGTLLNPADFMVRIGDNDNTAGAKFEAAQFVAHPYWGAGQESAGDIGLIKLATPSTETPINNILHPPADETVRMIGWGVTVDGDPASAPKDIRQLDTKLLLHADCHFGDEYDATPGDVCVSRAKNDTAGACNGDSGSPLLWKVDGVWRIVGVDSRSGGESGCLNTPEVYTTTDFYWPWVKETINS